Proteins encoded within one genomic window of Macaca fascicularis isolate 582-1 chromosome 16, T2T-MFA8v1.1:
- the ZBTB4 gene encoding zinc finger and BTB domain-containing protein 4 encodes MPPPAEVTDPSHAPAVLRQLNEQRLRGLFCDVTLIAGDTKFPAHRSVLAASSPFFREALLTSAPLPLPPATGGSAPNPATTTAASSSSSSSSSSSSSSSSASSSSSSSSSSPPPASPPASSPPRVLELPGVPAAAFSDVLNFIYSARLALPGGGGDGAAVAEIGALGRRLGISRLQGLGEGGDAWVPPTPAPMATSQPEEDSFGPRPRPAGEWEGDRAEAQAPDLQCSLPRRPLPCPQCGKSFIHPKRLQTHEAQCRRGASTRGSTGLGAGGAGPGGPAGVDASALPPPAGFRGGPEHVVKVVGGHVLYVCAACERSYVTLSSLKRHSNVHSWRRKYPCRYCEKVFALAEYRTKHEVWHTGERRYQCIFCWETFVTYYNLKTHQRAFHGISPGLLASEKTPNGGYKPKLNTLKLYRLLPMRAAKRPYKTYSQGAPEAPLSPSLNTPAPVAMPASPPPGPPPAPEPGPPPSVITFAHPAPSVIVHGGSSSGGGGSGTASTGGSQAASVITYTAPPRPPKKREYPPPPPEPAATPTSPATAASPATAAGPATATATEEAKGRNPRAGRTLTYTAKPVGGIGGGGGAPAGAGRGPSQLQAPPPLCQITVRIGEEAIVKRRISETDLRPGELSGEEMEETEDDEEEEDEEEEEDEEESKAGGEDQLWRPYYSYKPKRKAGAAGGASVGGSGPPRGRRPPRWRQKLERRSWEETPAAESPAGRARTERRHRCGDCAQTFATLRKLRKHQEAHGGGSHSSRAGRRPSTRFTCPHCAKVCKTAAALSRHGQRHAAERPGGTPTPVIAYSKGSAGTRPGDVKEEAPQEMQVSSSSGEAGGGSTAAEEASETASLQDPVISGGEEPPVVAGGGSYAYPPVQEFPLALIGGGREPGGGRGKSGSEGPVGAGEGDRMEGIGAAKVTFYPEPYPLVYGPQLLAAYPYNFSNLAALPVALNMVLPDEKGGGALPFLPGVFGYAVNPQAAPPTPPTPPPPTLPPPVPPKGEGERAGVERTQKGDVG; translated from the exons ATGCCCCCCCCTGCAGAGGTGACGGACCCGTCTCATGCCCCCGCCGTCCTGCGCCAGCTCAATGAACAGCGGCTCCGTGGCCTCTTCTGTGACGTCACCCTCATAGCCGGAGACACCAAGTTCCCTGCTCACCGCAGCGTCCTGGCTGCTTCGAGTCCCTTCTTCAGAGAGGCCCTGCTCACTTCAGCTCCACTGCCCCTCCCACCAGCTACAGGGGGCTCCGCACCCAACCCTGCCACCACCAcagctgcctcttcctcctcctcgtcTTCCTCGtcgtcttcctcttcctcctcctctgcttcctcttcttcctcctcttcctcttcctctccccctccagCCTCTCCCCCTGCTTCTTCCCCGCCCCGGGTCCTGGAGTTGCCAGGGGTCCCAGCAGCTGCGTTTTCTGATGTCCTCAACTTCATCTATAGCGCCCGGCTCGCACTGCCTGGTGGTGGAGGGGACGGTGCAGCTGTAGCAGAGATTGGAGCTTTGGGGCGCCGTCTGGGCATCTCCCGTCTTCAGGGCCTAGGGGAGGGAGGTGATGCCTGGGTACCTCCTACCCCAGCCCCCATGGCCACCTCGCAGCCTGAAGAGGACAGCTTCGGGCCCCGGCCCAGGCCAGCTGGGGAGTGGGAGGGTGACAGGGCTGAGGCCCAGGCCCCTGACTTGCAGTGCTCCCTACCCCGGcggcccctcccctgcccccaatgTGGAAAAAGCTTCATCCATCCCAAACGGCTGCAGACCCATGAGGCCCAGTGCCGACGAGGGGCTAGCACTCGGGGGTCTACAGGGCTGGGAGCCGGGGGCGCTGGCCCTGGTGGTCCTGCAGGGGTGGACGCCTCAGCCCTGCCTCCACCGGCGGGCTTCCGAGGAGGCCCCGAGCACGTGGTGAAGGTGGTGGGAGGCCACGTGTTGTATGTGTGCGCAGCTTGTGAGCGTTCCTATGTGACCCTGTCCAGTCTGAAGAGACACAGCAATGTACACTCGTGGCGGAGGAAGTACCCCTGCCGCTATTGCGAGAAAGTGTTCGCCCTGGCGGAGTACCGCACGAAGCATGAGGTGTGGCACACGGGGGAGCGCAG GTACCAGTGCATCTTCTGTTGGGAGACCTTTGTCACTTATTATAACCTGAAGACCCACCAGCGAGCCTTCCATGGCATTAGCCCGGGCCTCCTCGCCAGTGAGAAGACACCCAATGGAGGCTACAAGCCCAAGCTCAATACACTCAAGCTCTACCGCCTGCTCCCCATGCGGGCAGCCAAGCGGCCCTACAAGACCTACAGCCAGGGAGCCCCGGAGGCCCCTCTTTCTCCAAGCCTCAACACACCGGCCCCTGTGGCAATGCCAGCCAGCCCGCCGCCTGGGCCCCCACCTGCCCCAGAGCCTGGCCCTCCACCCTCTGTCATCACTTTTGCCCACCCAGCCCCCTCTGTCATTGTCCATGGGGGCAGTAGCAGTGGTGGAGGGGGGAGTGGGACGGCCAGCACAGGAGGGTCCCAAGCCGCCTCGGTTATCACTTACACTGCTCCCCCGAGGCCACCCAAGAAACGAGAATACCCACCTCCTCCCCCTGAGCCTGCAGCCACACCCACCAGCCCAGCCACAGCAGCCAGCCCAGCCACCGCTGCAGGGCCAGCCACGGCCACCGCCACGGAGGAGGCCAAGGGCCGGAATCCACGGGCCGGAAGGACTCTGACTTACACAGCCAAGCCAGTGGGCGGGattggtggaggtgggggtgccCCCGCAGGGGCTGGCCGGGGCCCCTCTCagctgcaggctccacctccactGTGTCAGATCACTGTGCGAATCGGGGAGGAGGCCATTGTCAAGCGCCGCATCTCAGAGACTGATCTGCGTCCTGGGGAGCTGAGCggagaggagatggaggagactgaagatgatgaagaggaggaggacgaagaggaggaggaggatgaggaggaatcAAAGGCTGGTGGGGAGGACCAGCTCTGGAGGCCCTACTACTCCTACAAGCCTAAGCGCAAGGCTGGAGCTGCTGGAGGTGCCAGTGTGGGGGGTAGTGGGCCGCCCCGAGGCCGCCGGCCACCACGCTGGAGGCAGAAGCTAGAACGGAGGAGCTGGGAGGAAACCCCAGCAGCCGAGAGCCCAGCGGGACGTGCCCGCACAGAGCGGAGGCACCGCTGTGGGGACTGTGCCCAGACCTTTGCCACCCTGAGAAAGCTGCGAAAGCACCAAGAGGCCCACGGTGGGGGCTCCCACAGCTCCCGGGCCGGACGGAGGCCCTCCACCCGCTTTACCTGCCCCCACTGCGCCAAGGTGTGCAAGACCGCAGCTGCCCTGAGCCGCCACGGGCAGAGGCATGCTGCTGAGCGGCCCGGGGGCACCCCAACACCTGTCATTGCCTATTCCAAGGGCAGCGCTGGCACCCGGCCCGGGGATGTCAAGGAGGAAGCCCCCCAAGAGATGCAAGTCTCCTCATCCAGCGGTGAGGCAGGTGGCGGGAGCACTGCTGCTGAGGAAGCTTCCGAGACCGCCTCACTCCAGGACCCTGTCATCTCAGGGGGTGAGGAGCCCCCAGTGGTGGCAGGCGGGGGCAGCTATGCATACCCACCTGTGCAGGAATTTCCACTGGCCCTGATTGGGGGCGGCCGGGAACCTGGTGGTGGCAGGGGAAAATCTGGGAGTGAAGGGCCAGTGGGAGCTGGTGAGGGGGACCGGATGGAAGGGATAGGGGCTGCCAAAGTCACTTTCTACCCTGAGCCCTACCCGCTCGTCTACGGCCCCCAGCTCCTTGCCGCTTACCCTTACAACTTCAGTAACTTGGCCGCTCTCCCAGTTGCTCTCAACATGGTCCTACCTGATGAGAAGGGTGGGGGGGCCCTTCCCTTCCTACCAGGGGTCTTTGGCTACGCAGTGAATCCTCAAGCAGCACCCCCTACCCCGCCAACACCACCTCCCCCAACTCTTCCTCCACCAGTTCCCCCTaagggagaaggggaaagggCAGGGGTTGAGAGAACCCAGAAGGGTGATGTGGGGTGA
- the SLC35G6 gene encoding solute carrier family 35 member G6: protein MAGSHPYFNLPDFTQPSPPSTPPSLPSHQRCQPSDATKGLLVALLGGGLPAGFVGPLSRMAYQASNLPSLELLVCRCLFHLPIALLLKLRGDPLLGPPDIRGRACLHALLNVLSIGCAYSAVQVVPAGNAATVRKGSSTVCSALLALCLESQGLSGYDWCGLLGSILGLIIIVGPGLGTLQEGTTGLYTALGYVLAFLGGLTLSLGLLVYRSLHFPSCLPTVAFLFGLVGLLGSVPGLFVLQTPVLPSDLLSWSCVGAVGILALVSFTCVSYAVTKAHPALVCAVLHSEVVVALILQYYMLYETVAPSDIMGAGVVLGSIAIITARNLSCEREGKVEE from the exons ATG GCTGGCAGTCACCCCTACTTCAACCTGCCCGACTTCACGCAGCCATCGCCGCCCTCCACTCCACCCAGCCTCCCCTCGCACCAGCGCTGCCAGCCCTCTGATGCCACCAAGGGTCTGCTGGTGGCCCTGTTGGGTGGGGGCCTGCCTGCTGGCTTCGTGGGCCCCCTTTCTCGTATGGCTTACCAGGCTTCCAACCTGCCCTCGCTGGAGCTGCTCGTCTGTCGGTGTCTCTTTCACCTCCCTATTGCCCTGCTACTTAAACTGCGTGGCGACCCACTTCTGGGACCTCCTGACATCCGAGGCCGGGCCTGCCTCCATGCCCTGCTCAACGTCCTCAGCATTGGATGTGCCTACAGTGCGGTTCAGGTGGTGCCCGCTGGCAACGCTGCCACTGTTCGCAAAGGTTCTTCCACCGTCTGCTCCGCCCTCCTCGCCCTCTGCCTTGAGAGCCAGGGTCTCAGTGGCTACGACTGGTGTGGACTGTTGGGCAGCATTCTAGGACTAATCATCATTGTGGGACCTGGACTAGGGACACTGCAGGAGGGGACCACGGGTCTCTACACTGCCCTGGGTTATGTGCTGGCTTTCCTGGGAGGCCTGACGCTGTCCCTGGGGCTTCTGGTCTATCGTTCTCTGCActttccctcctgcctcccaacaGTGGCCTTCCTATTTGGCTTGGTGGGGCTGCTGGGCTCTGTGCCAGGCCTCTTTGTGCTGCAGACCCCCGTCCTGCCCAGTGACCTTCTGAGCTGGAGTTGTGTGGGGGCAGTGGGGATCCTCGCCTTGGTCTCCTTCACATGTGTGAGCTATGCGGTCACCAAGGCCCACCCTGCCCTGGTGTGCGCTGTCCTGCATTCTGAGGTGGTGGTGGCCCTTATACTGCAGTATTATATGCTCTATGAGACTGTGGCACCTTCTGACATCATGGGGGCAGGGGTTGTGCTGGGCAGCATTGCCATCATCACAGCCCGGAACCTCAGCTgtgagagggaagggaaggtggaGGAGTGA